The Rhizobium oryzihabitans genomic sequence GCCCATTCGGCGGCGCGCGAGACGCGCATGACGGTTGAAGCAAAGGCTCTCATCGAACAGGCGGGCCATGTGCACGTCATGGGATCGGCATTTGCGATTGCCGGTATCGGCGAGATCATTCTGGAGGCGATCAAAAGCGTCAAGGCGCGCGGCGGCTCGGTGTCTTTCGATCCGAACATTCGCAAGGAACTGGTGCAGGGCAATGAGGGCCGCAAGCTGATCGATGATCTCCTTGGTGTCACCGACCTTCTGCTGCCTTCCGGCGAAGAACTTCAGGCAGCCTCCGGTCTGGATGATGAGAACGCAGCGATAGAAAAGCTCCTCGCCTCCGGTATCGGCGAGATCGTGCTGAAACGCGGTGCCAGCGGGGCAAGCCACTTCAGCCGCACCCATGGGCGCATCGACGCCCCCGGGCTGACGGTCACCGAAATCGACCCGACCGGTGCGGGCGACTGTTTCGGCGCAACCTATCTCACCTGCCGCCGCCTCGGCATGCATCCCGAAAAGGCGCTCGCTTATGCCAATGCATCAGGCGCGCACAACGTTATCAGGCGCGGCCCGATGGAGGGCGCCGCCAGCCTTTCCGAACTCGACGCCTTCCTGGCCGCACAAACTTCCGGAGAAGCCCGATGACCGGCATATTGGAAAACCTCGCCGCCGCGCGCCGCGCCGGCAAGCCTGCGGGCATCACGTCGGTCTGCTCCGCCCACCCCGTTGTTCTGCGCGCCGCGATCCGCCGCGCCGCCGCCAGTCAAACAGCCGTGTTGATTGAGGCGACCTGCAATCAGGTCAATCACCTCGGCGGTTATACCGGCATGACCCGCGCGACTTCGTTGCCTTCGTCAACGCCATTGCGCAGGAAGAAGGACTGCCCTCCGAGCTGCTGATTTTCGGCGGCGATCATCTCGGTCCCAATCCCTGGCGCAGGGAGAAAGCCGAGGATGCGCTGACAAAGGCCGCCACCATGGTCGAAGCCTATGTAACAGCGGGTTTTCGCAAGATTCATCTGGATGCATCGATGGGCTGCGCCGGCGAGCCGGCGGCGCTGGATGACGTGACGATTGCCAACCGCGCCGCAAAACTCGCGGCCGTCGCGGAAAAGGCCGCCACCGATGCCGGCCTGCCGAAACCGCTCTACATTCTCGGCACCGAAGTGCCAGTGCCGGGCGGCGCCGATCACGTGCTCGACACGGTGGCACCCACGGAGCCGCAGGCGGCGCGCCAGACCATCGACCTTCACCGCGAGATATTCGCACAGCACGATCTTTCCGATGCGTTCGAACGGGTCATCGCCTTCGTCGTGCAGCCCGGCGTGGAATTCGGCAGCGACAATGTCGTTGCTTATGATCCGCAGGCAGCCACGGCGCTCAGCGCGGTGCTGGACGGCGAACCGCAACTGGTCTTCGAGGCACATTCGACGGATTATCAGACGAGACCAGCGCTAGCCGCCCTGGTGCGCGATGGATATCCGATCCTGAAAGTCGGTCCTGGCCTGACTTTCGCTTACCGGGAGGCGCTTTATGCTCTCGATATGATCGCATCCGAGATGGTCGGCGATTATGGCGAGCGGCCGCTGGCGCGGACCATGGAAAAGCTGATGCTCGGCGCGCCCGGCGACTGGCAGGGTCATTACCATGGTGATGACATCACGCTCAGATTGCAGCGTCACTACAGCTACAGTGATCGAATCCGCTATTACTGGACGAGGCCGGAGGCGCTCG encodes the following:
- a CDS encoding tagatose kinase; the protein is MHMEETMRQVSALAPHAKGPTITAGEILVEIMATTVGDGFLEPQSLIGPFPSGAPAIFIDQVARCGGTAGIIAAVGDDDFGRLNIERLRRDGVDISAIATIEDRPTGSAFVRYRENGARDFVFNIAHSAARETRMTVEAKALIEQAGHVHVMGSAFAIAGIGEIILEAIKSVKARGGSVSFDPNIRKELVQGNEGRKLIDDLLGVTDLLLPSGEELQAASGLDDENAAIEKLLASGIGEIVLKRGASGASHFSRTHGRIDAPGLTVTEIDPTGAGDCFGATYLTCRRLGMHPEKALAYANASGAHNVIRRGPMEGAASLSELDAFLAAQTSGEAR